In a genomic window of Anas acuta chromosome 9, bAnaAcu1.1, whole genome shotgun sequence:
- the TFDP2 gene encoding transcription factor Dp-2 isoform X5, with translation MVTQTHITEATGWVPGDRKRTREFIESDFSESKRSKKGDKNGKGLRHFSMKVCEKVQRKGTTSYNEVADELVSEFTNSNSHLATDSQAYDQKNIRRRVYDALNVLMAMNIISKEKKEIRWIGLPTNSAQECQNLEIEKQKRIERIKEKRAQLQELLLQQIAFKNLVQRNQQNEQQNQGPPALNSTIQLPFLIVNTSKRTVIDCSISSDKFEYLFNFDNTFEIHDDSEVLKRMGMSFGLEAGKCSAEDLRTAKSLVPKALEGYITDMSAGFSWMNQGLLSNSAQAISHLEVAGGTSDSKSSENPGLCLDAEVALATGQLLAPSSQQSSSAASRYSESRGETPCSFNDEDEEDEDDDSSSPE, from the exons taaaagaagcaaaaaaggagataaaaatggGAAAGGTCTGAGGCATTTTTCAATGAAAGTATGTGAAAAAGTTCAGCGTAAAGGAACAACTTCATACAACGAAGTTGCTGATGAGCTGGTATCAGAATTCACAAATTCTAACAGCCACCTAGCTACAGATTCG CAGGCTTACGATCAGAAAAATATTAGACGGAGAGTTTATGATGCTCTTAATGTGCTGATGGCaatgaatataatttcaaaggagaaaaaggaaatcagatGGATCGGCCTTCCTACAAACTCAGCTCAGGAATGTCAGAATCTAGAG atagaaaaacagaagaggattGAACGGATAAAAGAGAAGCGAGCACAGCTAcaagaactgctgctgcag caAATAGCATTCAAAAACTTGGTACAAAGAAATCAgcaaaatgaacaacaaaatcAAGGCCCTCCAGCTTTGAACTCAACAATACAGCTGCCTTTCTTAATAGTAAACACTAGCAAAAGAACAGTCATTGACTGCAGCATATCAAGTGATAA ATTTGAATACCTCTTTAATTTTGATAACACTTTTGAGATTCATGATGACAGTGAGGTGCTGAAGAGAATGGGAATGTCCTTTGGACTTGAGGCAGGCAAATGCTCAGCTGAAGACCTAAGAACTGCAAAGTCACTGGTGCCAAAAGCTTTAGAAGGCTACATCACAG ATATGTCTGCTGGATTTTCATGGATGAACCAAGGATTACTTTCAAATTCAGCACAAGCGATTTCACATTTAGAGGTAGCAGGAGGCACTTCTGATTCTAAATCAAG TGAGAATCCAGGGTTGTGTCTGGATGCTGAAGTGGCCTTAGCAACTGGGCAGCTTCTTGCCCCGAGCAGTCAGCAGTCCAGCAGCGCAGCATCACGCTACTCTGAGTCACGGGGAGAAACTCCATGCTCGTTCAATGATGAGGATGAAGAGGATGAAGATGACGACTCTTCTTCCCCAGAATAA